One Malania oleifera isolate guangnan ecotype guangnan chromosome 9, ASM2987363v1, whole genome shotgun sequence DNA segment encodes these proteins:
- the LOC131164680 gene encoding uncharacterized protein LOC131164680 isoform X1: MAATNTTSPMDSAPASADDVTAKAVHKRYEGLMMVRTKAIKGKGAWYWAHLEPILVYNNDTGLPKAVKLRCSLCDAQFSASNPSRTASEHLKRGTCPNFNSLPRPISSISPSPVATVASPPSSSHHHNHRKRSSSAASGGSGGGGGGPASSYQVPPLAMVDPSRFCAELAYPPAVTATSAVAASGGSLLPQSHLMLSGGKEDLGALAMLEDSVKKLKSPKTSPGPTLNKAQIDSALDYLADWLYETCGSVSFSSLEHPKFRAFLNQVGLPAVSRREFAGAKLDAKFDEAKAESEERIRDAMFFQIASDGWKSKSPGLLSKENLMNLVNLSVNLPNGTSVFRRAEFTNGSAPSKYAEDVLWETITDICGNVVHQCVGIVADKYKAKALRNLENQHHWMVNLSCQFQGLSSLIKDFSKELPLFKNVTDNCLKLSNFVNNKSQVRKSLQKYQLEEYGHAGLLRVPLREYEKQNFGPVFAMLEDILNSARALQLVLLDESFKIASMEDPIARDIAEIIRDMRFWSELEAVHSLVKLIKETAQEIETERPLVGRCLPLWEDLRVKVKDWCSKFEIPEGPVDKVIERRFKKNYHAAWAAAYILDPLYLIRDTSGKYLPPFKLLTAEQEKDVDKLITRLVSREEAHIVLMELMKWRTEGLDPVYARAVQMKERDPVTGKMKLANPQSSRLVWETYLTEFKSLAKVAVRLIFLHATSCGFKCNWSFLRWVSAQGHSRLGMDRAQKMIFIAAHSKLDRRDFSNDEDKDAELFTSANGLIGFFPLLFSFCNFLVAQKDIWVSGWGRDRKAY; the protein is encoded by the exons ATGGCGGCGACTAACACCACCTCACCCATGGACTCTGCTCCGGCGTCGGCGGACGACGTCACGGCGAAGGCCGTGCACAAGAGGTACGAAGGATTAATGATGGTTCGAACCAAAGCTATAAAGGGCAAAGGGGCTTGGTACTGGGCGCACCTAGAGCCGATATTGGTGTACAACAATGACACTGGTTTGCCCAAAGCTGTGAAGCTCAGGTGCTCGCTTTGCGATGCCCAGTTCTCTGCTTCAAACCCGTCTCGGACAGCGTCGGAACACCTCAAGAGAGGGACTTGCCCCAATTTTAATTCTCTCCCCAGACCCATTTCTTCAATTTCGCCGTCTCCGGTCGCCACCGTCGCTTCGCCGCCTTCCTCTTCGCACCACCATAACCACCGTAAGCGTAGTTCTTCGGCGGCCTCCGGCGGCAGCGGCGGAGGCGGAGGCGGCCCTGCTTCTTCTTATCAGGTTCCGCCGCTTGCTATGGTGGATCCCTCCCGATTCTGCGCCGAGTTGGCGTATCCTCCGGCGGTGACGGCAACGAGTGCTGTGGCTGCGAGTGGTGGTTCTTTGTTGCCTCAATCGCATTTGATGTTGTCAGGTGGAAAGGAAGATTTGGGGGCTCTGGCTATGTTGGAGGATAGTGTGAAGAAACTGAAGAGTCCGAAAACATCGCCTGGTCCTACACTGAACAAGGCTCAGATTGACTCGGCTCTTGATTATCTCGCCGATTGGCTCTATGAGACTTGTGGGTCAGTTTCTTTCTCGAGCCTCGAGCACCCCAAGTTCAGGGCTTTCCTGAACCAGGTTGGGTTGCCGGCGGTCTCGCGCAGGGAGTTCGCCGGCGCAAAGTTGGACGCGAAGTTCGATGAAGCCAAGGCCGAGTCGGAAGAAAGAATTAGGGATGCGATGTTCTTTCAAATTGCCTCCGATGGGTGGAAATCCAAGAGTCCGGGACTTCTTAGCAAGGAGAATTTAATGAATTTGGTGAATTTGTCAGTGAATCTCCCAAATGGGACTAGTGTGTTCCGAAGGGCGGAGTTTACCAATGGCTCTGCTCCTTCTAAGTACGCAGAGGACGTTCTATGGGAGACAATCACGGACATTTGTGGAAATGTGGTGCATCAGTGTGTAGGAATAGTTGCAGACAAGTATAAGGCCAAGGCATTGAGGAATTTAGAGAATCAGCATCATTGGATGGTTAATCTATCTTGTCAGTTTCAGGGGCTCAGTAGCTTGATCAAAGACTTCAGTAAGGAACTTCCATTATTCAAGAATGTTACTGATAATTGTTTGAAGCTCTCAAATTTTGTTAATAACAAGTCTCAGGTTCGAAAAAGCCTCCAAAAGTATCAGTTGGAGGAGTATGGGCATGCTGGGTTACTACGAGTGCCATTGCGAGAATATGAGAAGCAGAATTTTGGACCTGTGTTTGCAATGCTGGAGGATATACTGAACTCTGCTCGGGCACTCCAGTTGGTTCTGCTGGATGAATCATTCAAGATAGCATCAATGGAGGATCCAATAGCGAGAGACATTGCAGAAATTATTCGGGACATGCGATTCTGGTCTGAACTGGAAGCAGTTCATTCACTGGTAAAATTGATCAAGGAAACTGCCCAAGAGATTGAGACAGAAAGACCATTGGTTGGGCGATGTCTCCCACTTTGGGAAGATCTTAGAGTAAAAGTGAAGGATTGGTGTTCCAAGTTTGAAATTCCTGAAGGACCTGTGGACAAAGTGATTGAAAGGCGGTTCAAAAAGAACTACCACGCGGCTTGGGCTGCTGCATACATACTTGATCCACTTTACTTGATTAGGGACACTAGTGGGAAGTACCTTCCCCCTTTCAAATTGTTGACAGCTGAGCAGGAAAAGGATGTAGACAAGCTCATAACCCGGCTTGTGTCCAGGGAGGAGGCACACATCGTCCTAATGGAGCTGATGAAATGGAGAACAGAAGGGCTTGATCCGGTTTATGCACGAGCTGTGCAGATGAAGGAGAGGGACCCTGTTACAGGAAAGATGAAACTTGCCAACCCCCAAAGCAGCAGGCTTGTGTGGGAAACTTATCTTACTGAGTTCAAGTCACTGGCAAAAGTTGCAGTGAGACTTATCTTCCTTCATGCAACTTCATGTGGATTCAAATGCAATTGGTCTTTCTTGAGATGGGTGAGTGCTCAGGGGCACTCAAGGCTCGGTATGGATAGGGCTCAGAAAATGATATTCATTGCAGCTCATTCCAAGCTTGACAGGCGGGATTTTTCTAATGATGAAGATAAGGATGCAGAGCTGTTCACCTCAGCAAACG GATTGATTGGATTCTTTCCGCTACTCTTCTCATTCTGTAATTTTCTAGTGGCTCAAAAAGATATTTGGGTGAGTGGATGGGGGAGAGATAGAAAGGCATATTGA
- the LOC131164680 gene encoding uncharacterized protein LOC131164680 isoform X2 — protein sequence MAATNTTSPMDSAPASADDVTAKAVHKRYEGLMMVRTKAIKGKGAWYWAHLEPILVYNNDTGLPKAVKLRCSLCDAQFSASNPSRTASEHLKRGTCPNFNSLPRPISSISPSPVATVASPPSSSHHHNHRKRSSSAASGGSGGGGGGPASSYQVPPLAMVDPSRFCAELAYPPAVTATSAVAASGGSLLPQSHLMLSGGKEDLGALAMLEDSVKKLKSPKTSPGPTLNKAQIDSALDYLADWLYETCGSVSFSSLEHPKFRAFLNQVGLPAVSRREFAGAKLDAKFDEAKAESEERIRDAMFFQIASDGWKSKSPGLLSKENLMNLVNLSVNLPNGTSVFRRAEFTNGSAPSKYAEDVLWETITDICGNVVHQCVGIVADKYKAKALRNLENQHHWMVNLSCQFQGLSSLIKDFSKELPLFKNVTDNCLKLSNFVNNKSQVRKSLQKYQLEEYGHAGLLRVPLREYEKQNFGPVFAMLEDILNSARALQLVLLDESFKIASMEDPIARDIAEIIRDMRFWSELEAVHSLVKLIKETAQEIETERPLVGRCLPLWEDLRVKVKDWCSKFEIPEGPVDKVIERRFKKNYHAAWAAAYILDPLYLIRDTSGKYLPPFKLLTAEQEKDVDKLITRLVSREEAHIVLMELMKWRTEGLDPVYARAVQMKERDPVTGKMKLANPQSSRLVWETYLTEFKSLAKVAVRLIFLHATSCGFKCNWSFLRWVSAQGHSRLGMDRAQKMIFIAAHSKLDRRDFSNDEDKDAELFTSANGEDDVLNEVFVDTSSV from the coding sequence ATGGCGGCGACTAACACCACCTCACCCATGGACTCTGCTCCGGCGTCGGCGGACGACGTCACGGCGAAGGCCGTGCACAAGAGGTACGAAGGATTAATGATGGTTCGAACCAAAGCTATAAAGGGCAAAGGGGCTTGGTACTGGGCGCACCTAGAGCCGATATTGGTGTACAACAATGACACTGGTTTGCCCAAAGCTGTGAAGCTCAGGTGCTCGCTTTGCGATGCCCAGTTCTCTGCTTCAAACCCGTCTCGGACAGCGTCGGAACACCTCAAGAGAGGGACTTGCCCCAATTTTAATTCTCTCCCCAGACCCATTTCTTCAATTTCGCCGTCTCCGGTCGCCACCGTCGCTTCGCCGCCTTCCTCTTCGCACCACCATAACCACCGTAAGCGTAGTTCTTCGGCGGCCTCCGGCGGCAGCGGCGGAGGCGGAGGCGGCCCTGCTTCTTCTTATCAGGTTCCGCCGCTTGCTATGGTGGATCCCTCCCGATTCTGCGCCGAGTTGGCGTATCCTCCGGCGGTGACGGCAACGAGTGCTGTGGCTGCGAGTGGTGGTTCTTTGTTGCCTCAATCGCATTTGATGTTGTCAGGTGGAAAGGAAGATTTGGGGGCTCTGGCTATGTTGGAGGATAGTGTGAAGAAACTGAAGAGTCCGAAAACATCGCCTGGTCCTACACTGAACAAGGCTCAGATTGACTCGGCTCTTGATTATCTCGCCGATTGGCTCTATGAGACTTGTGGGTCAGTTTCTTTCTCGAGCCTCGAGCACCCCAAGTTCAGGGCTTTCCTGAACCAGGTTGGGTTGCCGGCGGTCTCGCGCAGGGAGTTCGCCGGCGCAAAGTTGGACGCGAAGTTCGATGAAGCCAAGGCCGAGTCGGAAGAAAGAATTAGGGATGCGATGTTCTTTCAAATTGCCTCCGATGGGTGGAAATCCAAGAGTCCGGGACTTCTTAGCAAGGAGAATTTAATGAATTTGGTGAATTTGTCAGTGAATCTCCCAAATGGGACTAGTGTGTTCCGAAGGGCGGAGTTTACCAATGGCTCTGCTCCTTCTAAGTACGCAGAGGACGTTCTATGGGAGACAATCACGGACATTTGTGGAAATGTGGTGCATCAGTGTGTAGGAATAGTTGCAGACAAGTATAAGGCCAAGGCATTGAGGAATTTAGAGAATCAGCATCATTGGATGGTTAATCTATCTTGTCAGTTTCAGGGGCTCAGTAGCTTGATCAAAGACTTCAGTAAGGAACTTCCATTATTCAAGAATGTTACTGATAATTGTTTGAAGCTCTCAAATTTTGTTAATAACAAGTCTCAGGTTCGAAAAAGCCTCCAAAAGTATCAGTTGGAGGAGTATGGGCATGCTGGGTTACTACGAGTGCCATTGCGAGAATATGAGAAGCAGAATTTTGGACCTGTGTTTGCAATGCTGGAGGATATACTGAACTCTGCTCGGGCACTCCAGTTGGTTCTGCTGGATGAATCATTCAAGATAGCATCAATGGAGGATCCAATAGCGAGAGACATTGCAGAAATTATTCGGGACATGCGATTCTGGTCTGAACTGGAAGCAGTTCATTCACTGGTAAAATTGATCAAGGAAACTGCCCAAGAGATTGAGACAGAAAGACCATTGGTTGGGCGATGTCTCCCACTTTGGGAAGATCTTAGAGTAAAAGTGAAGGATTGGTGTTCCAAGTTTGAAATTCCTGAAGGACCTGTGGACAAAGTGATTGAAAGGCGGTTCAAAAAGAACTACCACGCGGCTTGGGCTGCTGCATACATACTTGATCCACTTTACTTGATTAGGGACACTAGTGGGAAGTACCTTCCCCCTTTCAAATTGTTGACAGCTGAGCAGGAAAAGGATGTAGACAAGCTCATAACCCGGCTTGTGTCCAGGGAGGAGGCACACATCGTCCTAATGGAGCTGATGAAATGGAGAACAGAAGGGCTTGATCCGGTTTATGCACGAGCTGTGCAGATGAAGGAGAGGGACCCTGTTACAGGAAAGATGAAACTTGCCAACCCCCAAAGCAGCAGGCTTGTGTGGGAAACTTATCTTACTGAGTTCAAGTCACTGGCAAAAGTTGCAGTGAGACTTATCTTCCTTCATGCAACTTCATGTGGATTCAAATGCAATTGGTCTTTCTTGAGATGGGTGAGTGCTCAGGGGCACTCAAGGCTCGGTATGGATAGGGCTCAGAAAATGATATTCATTGCAGCTCATTCCAAGCTTGACAGGCGGGATTTTTCTAATGATGAAGATAAGGATGCAGAGCTGTTCACCTCAGCAAACGGTGAGGATGATGTGCTAAATGAGGTTTTTGTTGATACATCCTCCGTGtaa
- the LOC131164680 gene encoding uncharacterized protein LOC131164680 isoform X3, producing the protein MAATNTTSPMDSAPASADDVTAKAVHKRYEGLMMVRTKAIKGKGAWYWAHLEPILVYNNDTGLPKAVKLRCSLCDAQFSASNPSRTASEHLKRGTCPNFNSLPRPISSISPSPVATVASPPSSSHHHNHRKRSSSAASGGSGGGGGGPASSYQVPPLAMVDPSRFCAELAYPPAVTATSAVAASGGSLLPQSHLMLSGGKEDLGALAMLEDSVKKLKSPKTSPGPTLNKAQIDSALDYLADWLYETCGSVSFSSLEHPKFRAFLNQVGLPAVSRREFAGAKLDAKFDEAKAESEERIRDAMFFQIASDGWKSKSPGLLSKENLMNLVNLSVNLPNGTSVFRRAEFTNGSAPSKYAEDVLWETITDICGNVVHQCVGIVADKYKAKALRNLENQHHWMVNLSCQFQGLSSLIKDFSKELPLFKNVTDNCLKLSNFVNNKSQVRKSLQKYQLEEYGHAGLLRVPLREYEKQNFGPVFAMLEDILNSARALQLVLLDESFKIASMEDPIARDIAEIIRDMRFWSELEAVHSLVKLIKETAQEIETERPLVGRCLPLWEDLRVKVKDWCSKFEIPEGPVDKVIERRFKKNYHAAWAAAYILDPLYLIRDTSGKYLPPFKLLTAEQEKDVDKLITRLVSREEAHIVLMELMKWRTEGLDPVYARAVQMKERDPVTGKMKLANPQSSRLVWETYLTEFKSLAKVAVRLIFLHATSCGFKCNWSFLRWVSAQGHSRLGMDRAQKMIFIAAHSKLDRRDFSNDEDKDAELFTSANGVCRSFNCSTRGLSAN; encoded by the coding sequence ATGGCGGCGACTAACACCACCTCACCCATGGACTCTGCTCCGGCGTCGGCGGACGACGTCACGGCGAAGGCCGTGCACAAGAGGTACGAAGGATTAATGATGGTTCGAACCAAAGCTATAAAGGGCAAAGGGGCTTGGTACTGGGCGCACCTAGAGCCGATATTGGTGTACAACAATGACACTGGTTTGCCCAAAGCTGTGAAGCTCAGGTGCTCGCTTTGCGATGCCCAGTTCTCTGCTTCAAACCCGTCTCGGACAGCGTCGGAACACCTCAAGAGAGGGACTTGCCCCAATTTTAATTCTCTCCCCAGACCCATTTCTTCAATTTCGCCGTCTCCGGTCGCCACCGTCGCTTCGCCGCCTTCCTCTTCGCACCACCATAACCACCGTAAGCGTAGTTCTTCGGCGGCCTCCGGCGGCAGCGGCGGAGGCGGAGGCGGCCCTGCTTCTTCTTATCAGGTTCCGCCGCTTGCTATGGTGGATCCCTCCCGATTCTGCGCCGAGTTGGCGTATCCTCCGGCGGTGACGGCAACGAGTGCTGTGGCTGCGAGTGGTGGTTCTTTGTTGCCTCAATCGCATTTGATGTTGTCAGGTGGAAAGGAAGATTTGGGGGCTCTGGCTATGTTGGAGGATAGTGTGAAGAAACTGAAGAGTCCGAAAACATCGCCTGGTCCTACACTGAACAAGGCTCAGATTGACTCGGCTCTTGATTATCTCGCCGATTGGCTCTATGAGACTTGTGGGTCAGTTTCTTTCTCGAGCCTCGAGCACCCCAAGTTCAGGGCTTTCCTGAACCAGGTTGGGTTGCCGGCGGTCTCGCGCAGGGAGTTCGCCGGCGCAAAGTTGGACGCGAAGTTCGATGAAGCCAAGGCCGAGTCGGAAGAAAGAATTAGGGATGCGATGTTCTTTCAAATTGCCTCCGATGGGTGGAAATCCAAGAGTCCGGGACTTCTTAGCAAGGAGAATTTAATGAATTTGGTGAATTTGTCAGTGAATCTCCCAAATGGGACTAGTGTGTTCCGAAGGGCGGAGTTTACCAATGGCTCTGCTCCTTCTAAGTACGCAGAGGACGTTCTATGGGAGACAATCACGGACATTTGTGGAAATGTGGTGCATCAGTGTGTAGGAATAGTTGCAGACAAGTATAAGGCCAAGGCATTGAGGAATTTAGAGAATCAGCATCATTGGATGGTTAATCTATCTTGTCAGTTTCAGGGGCTCAGTAGCTTGATCAAAGACTTCAGTAAGGAACTTCCATTATTCAAGAATGTTACTGATAATTGTTTGAAGCTCTCAAATTTTGTTAATAACAAGTCTCAGGTTCGAAAAAGCCTCCAAAAGTATCAGTTGGAGGAGTATGGGCATGCTGGGTTACTACGAGTGCCATTGCGAGAATATGAGAAGCAGAATTTTGGACCTGTGTTTGCAATGCTGGAGGATATACTGAACTCTGCTCGGGCACTCCAGTTGGTTCTGCTGGATGAATCATTCAAGATAGCATCAATGGAGGATCCAATAGCGAGAGACATTGCAGAAATTATTCGGGACATGCGATTCTGGTCTGAACTGGAAGCAGTTCATTCACTGGTAAAATTGATCAAGGAAACTGCCCAAGAGATTGAGACAGAAAGACCATTGGTTGGGCGATGTCTCCCACTTTGGGAAGATCTTAGAGTAAAAGTGAAGGATTGGTGTTCCAAGTTTGAAATTCCTGAAGGACCTGTGGACAAAGTGATTGAAAGGCGGTTCAAAAAGAACTACCACGCGGCTTGGGCTGCTGCATACATACTTGATCCACTTTACTTGATTAGGGACACTAGTGGGAAGTACCTTCCCCCTTTCAAATTGTTGACAGCTGAGCAGGAAAAGGATGTAGACAAGCTCATAACCCGGCTTGTGTCCAGGGAGGAGGCACACATCGTCCTAATGGAGCTGATGAAATGGAGAACAGAAGGGCTTGATCCGGTTTATGCACGAGCTGTGCAGATGAAGGAGAGGGACCCTGTTACAGGAAAGATGAAACTTGCCAACCCCCAAAGCAGCAGGCTTGTGTGGGAAACTTATCTTACTGAGTTCAAGTCACTGGCAAAAGTTGCAGTGAGACTTATCTTCCTTCATGCAACTTCATGTGGATTCAAATGCAATTGGTCTTTCTTGAGATGGGTGAGTGCTCAGGGGCACTCAAGGCTCGGTATGGATAGGGCTCAGAAAATGATATTCATTGCAGCTCATTCCAAGCTTGACAGGCGGGATTTTTCTAATGATGAAGATAAGGATGCAGAGCTGTTCACCTCAGCAAACG
- the LOC131164680 gene encoding uncharacterized protein LOC131164680 isoform X4, which produces MAATNTTSPMDSAPASADDVTAKAVHKRYEGLMMVRTKAIKGKGAWYWAHLEPILVYNNDTGLPKAVKLRCSLCDAQFSASNPSRTASEHLKRGTCPNFNSLPRPISSISPSPVATVASPPSSSHHHNHRKRSSSAASGGSGGGGGGPASSYQVPPLAMVDPSRFCAELAYPPAVTATSAVAASGGSLLPQSHLMLSGGKEDLGALAMLEDSVKKLKSPKTSPGPTLNKAQIDSALDYLADWLYETCGSVSFSSLEHPKFRAFLNQVGLPAVSRREFAGAKLDAKFDEAKAESEERIRDAMFFQIASDGWKSKSPGLLSKENLMNLVNLSVNLPNGTSVFRRAEFTNGSAPSKYAEDVLWETITDICGNVVHQCVGIVADKYKAKALRNLENQHHWMVNLSCQFQGLSSLIKDFSKELPLFKNVTDNCLKLSNFVNNKSQVRKSLQKYQLEEYGHAGLLRVPLREYEKQNFGPVFAMLEDILNSARALQLVLLDESFKIASMEDPIARDIAEIIRDMRFWSELEAVHSLVKLIKETAQEIETERPLVGRCLPLWEDLRVKVKDWCSKFEIPEGPVDKVIERRFKKNYHAAWAAAYILDPLYLIRDTSGKYLPPFKLLTAEQEKDVDKLITRLVSREEAHIVLMELMKWRTEGLDPVYARAVQMKERDPVTGKMKLANPQSSRLVWETYLTEFKSLAKVAVRLIFLHATSCGFKCNWSFLRWVSAQGHSRLGMDRAQKMIFIAAHSKLDRRDFSNDEDKDAELFTSANEAFDKDIIGLERPP; this is translated from the coding sequence ATGGCGGCGACTAACACCACCTCACCCATGGACTCTGCTCCGGCGTCGGCGGACGACGTCACGGCGAAGGCCGTGCACAAGAGGTACGAAGGATTAATGATGGTTCGAACCAAAGCTATAAAGGGCAAAGGGGCTTGGTACTGGGCGCACCTAGAGCCGATATTGGTGTACAACAATGACACTGGTTTGCCCAAAGCTGTGAAGCTCAGGTGCTCGCTTTGCGATGCCCAGTTCTCTGCTTCAAACCCGTCTCGGACAGCGTCGGAACACCTCAAGAGAGGGACTTGCCCCAATTTTAATTCTCTCCCCAGACCCATTTCTTCAATTTCGCCGTCTCCGGTCGCCACCGTCGCTTCGCCGCCTTCCTCTTCGCACCACCATAACCACCGTAAGCGTAGTTCTTCGGCGGCCTCCGGCGGCAGCGGCGGAGGCGGAGGCGGCCCTGCTTCTTCTTATCAGGTTCCGCCGCTTGCTATGGTGGATCCCTCCCGATTCTGCGCCGAGTTGGCGTATCCTCCGGCGGTGACGGCAACGAGTGCTGTGGCTGCGAGTGGTGGTTCTTTGTTGCCTCAATCGCATTTGATGTTGTCAGGTGGAAAGGAAGATTTGGGGGCTCTGGCTATGTTGGAGGATAGTGTGAAGAAACTGAAGAGTCCGAAAACATCGCCTGGTCCTACACTGAACAAGGCTCAGATTGACTCGGCTCTTGATTATCTCGCCGATTGGCTCTATGAGACTTGTGGGTCAGTTTCTTTCTCGAGCCTCGAGCACCCCAAGTTCAGGGCTTTCCTGAACCAGGTTGGGTTGCCGGCGGTCTCGCGCAGGGAGTTCGCCGGCGCAAAGTTGGACGCGAAGTTCGATGAAGCCAAGGCCGAGTCGGAAGAAAGAATTAGGGATGCGATGTTCTTTCAAATTGCCTCCGATGGGTGGAAATCCAAGAGTCCGGGACTTCTTAGCAAGGAGAATTTAATGAATTTGGTGAATTTGTCAGTGAATCTCCCAAATGGGACTAGTGTGTTCCGAAGGGCGGAGTTTACCAATGGCTCTGCTCCTTCTAAGTACGCAGAGGACGTTCTATGGGAGACAATCACGGACATTTGTGGAAATGTGGTGCATCAGTGTGTAGGAATAGTTGCAGACAAGTATAAGGCCAAGGCATTGAGGAATTTAGAGAATCAGCATCATTGGATGGTTAATCTATCTTGTCAGTTTCAGGGGCTCAGTAGCTTGATCAAAGACTTCAGTAAGGAACTTCCATTATTCAAGAATGTTACTGATAATTGTTTGAAGCTCTCAAATTTTGTTAATAACAAGTCTCAGGTTCGAAAAAGCCTCCAAAAGTATCAGTTGGAGGAGTATGGGCATGCTGGGTTACTACGAGTGCCATTGCGAGAATATGAGAAGCAGAATTTTGGACCTGTGTTTGCAATGCTGGAGGATATACTGAACTCTGCTCGGGCACTCCAGTTGGTTCTGCTGGATGAATCATTCAAGATAGCATCAATGGAGGATCCAATAGCGAGAGACATTGCAGAAATTATTCGGGACATGCGATTCTGGTCTGAACTGGAAGCAGTTCATTCACTGGTAAAATTGATCAAGGAAACTGCCCAAGAGATTGAGACAGAAAGACCATTGGTTGGGCGATGTCTCCCACTTTGGGAAGATCTTAGAGTAAAAGTGAAGGATTGGTGTTCCAAGTTTGAAATTCCTGAAGGACCTGTGGACAAAGTGATTGAAAGGCGGTTCAAAAAGAACTACCACGCGGCTTGGGCTGCTGCATACATACTTGATCCACTTTACTTGATTAGGGACACTAGTGGGAAGTACCTTCCCCCTTTCAAATTGTTGACAGCTGAGCAGGAAAAGGATGTAGACAAGCTCATAACCCGGCTTGTGTCCAGGGAGGAGGCACACATCGTCCTAATGGAGCTGATGAAATGGAGAACAGAAGGGCTTGATCCGGTTTATGCACGAGCTGTGCAGATGAAGGAGAGGGACCCTGTTACAGGAAAGATGAAACTTGCCAACCCCCAAAGCAGCAGGCTTGTGTGGGAAACTTATCTTACTGAGTTCAAGTCACTGGCAAAAGTTGCAGTGAGACTTATCTTCCTTCATGCAACTTCATGTGGATTCAAATGCAATTGGTCTTTCTTGAGATGGGTGAGTGCTCAGGGGCACTCAAGGCTCGGTATGGATAGGGCTCAGAAAATGATATTCATTGCAGCTCATTCCAAGCTTGACAGGCGGGATTTTTCTAATGATGAAGATAAGGATGCAGAGCTGTTCACCTCAGCAAACG